The Deinococcus wulumuqiensis R12 genome has a window encoding:
- a CDS encoding ParB N-terminal domain-containing protein — MTPKKTAPPAALRIEYLPLDQLSRWPGNPKAHADDAIAASISRFGFRDPLAIDETSGRLIAGHGRLTALERAHAAGSPAPQFVQVRDDGMWLIPVTRGGSFADEAEASAYLVAHNRTGELGGWDDALLADFLKPLDEELLSATGFDFDAFLRDAPKLPDVLPSAPSEFLNDLIAPAAPSVPVAVPSLAPAAVQTAVSATADVAQHAPDAAGPVPAPDGQPAAPPPQAPPAEEPYLQVVYVVRKSDRDLALEAIKKARAGFGVETAPEAFMAIIRDYLARTGEVAA, encoded by the coding sequence ATGACCCCCAAGAAGACCGCTCCGCCTGCCGCCCTCCGCATCGAGTATCTGCCGCTCGACCAGCTTTCCCGTTGGCCCGGCAACCCCAAGGCGCATGCCGACGACGCCATCGCCGCCAGCATCAGCCGCTTCGGGTTCCGTGACCCGCTCGCCATTGACGAAACGAGCGGGCGGCTCATCGCCGGGCACGGACGCCTGACCGCCCTGGAACGTGCCCACGCCGCAGGCAGCCCCGCGCCGCAGTTCGTGCAAGTCCGGGACGACGGCATGTGGCTGATTCCCGTGACCCGTGGCGGCAGCTTTGCCGACGAAGCCGAGGCCAGCGCCTACCTCGTGGCCCACAACCGCACTGGCGAGCTGGGCGGCTGGGACGACGCGTTGCTGGCTGACTTCCTGAAGCCGCTCGACGAGGAGCTGCTCAGCGCCACGGGATTTGACTTCGACGCCTTTCTGCGCGACGCGCCGAAGTTGCCGGACGTGCTTCCGTCGGCGCCCAGCGAGTTCCTGAACGACCTGATTGCGCCCGCCGCGCCAAGCGTTCCAGTGGCCGTTCCGAGCCTTGCTCCTGCTGCTGTTCAGACTGCTGTCTCTGCCACTGCCGACGTCGCTCAGCATGCCCCAGATGCTGCTGGTCCTGTCCCTGCGCCGGATGGTCAGCCCGCCGCGCCGCCGCCCCAGGCCCCGCCCGCTGAGGAACCCTACCTCCAGGTGGTCTACGTGGTCCGCAAGAGTGACCGCGACCTGGCGCTCGAGGCCATCAAGAAGGCCCGCGCGGGTTTCGGCGTCGAGACGGCCCCCGAAGCGTTCATGGCGATCATCCGCGACTACCTCGCCCGCACCGGGGAGGTGGCCGCGTGA
- a CDS encoding phospholipase A2: MSHKGFAAFVLGSLLLASCGQQATVIPSLTSDYASRPELQDAESQAILSRYANDAGLLQALQEAYGERPSEVRLPQAPALQGQSLADDRLSYIKTVAWGTVAQYNTQYATYSGTAAPYSGLDWSRDGCSAPDGVGLGYREDFRPACNVHDFGYRNLKVYQRTDANRKTTDEAFYVNMKSICAAKSFLTRPACYAAAYAYYQGVRIGGGSSFQ, translated from the coding sequence ATGTCTCATAAAGGTTTTGCTGCATTCGTTCTGGGAAGCCTCTTGCTGGCGAGCTGTGGTCAGCAGGCTACGGTCATTCCTTCGCTCACCAGCGACTACGCTTCTCGCCCTGAATTGCAAGATGCCGAGAGCCAAGCGATTCTGAGCCGATACGCGAATGATGCAGGCCTCCTGCAAGCGCTCCAGGAAGCCTACGGCGAGCGCCCCAGCGAGGTGCGTCTGCCGCAGGCCCCTGCTTTGCAAGGTCAGAGTCTCGCTGACGACCGACTGAGCTACATCAAGACAGTTGCCTGGGGAACGGTGGCCCAGTACAACACGCAGTACGCCACGTACAGCGGCACGGCGGCTCCTTACAGCGGCCTTGATTGGTCACGTGATGGTTGCAGCGCTCCTGATGGCGTCGGCCTGGGCTACCGTGAAGACTTCCGCCCCGCCTGCAACGTCCACGACTTCGGCTACCGAAACCTCAAGGTGTATCAGCGAACTGATGCCAACCGTAAAACCACCGATGAGGCCTTTTACGTCAACATGAAAAGCATCTGTGCGGCCAAGAGCTTCCTGACGCGTCCTGCTTGTTATGCAGCGGCCTATGCCTACTATCAAGGCGTGCGTATCGGTGGTGGTAGCAGCTTTCAGTAA